A genomic stretch from Engraulis encrasicolus isolate BLACKSEA-1 chromosome 10, IST_EnEncr_1.0, whole genome shotgun sequence includes:
- the LOC134456524 gene encoding coiled-coil domain-containing protein 42-like, translating into MSVNLSDYFKNYFGDNLRDKLHQATSQGDDSVAPSSRLLQKRREAKQVHSAMRNQKEDFDTTLRALRVRKDELHGKEEQMREYLQRFDNFLKDNEMKRCRAVRKAGLERELTNQKMEDLCLLQKEMKALNQQREHLEVQVKKNAIYPNYLHRVTQISEQFQEARQVMSRYDTLIQTREDLVQTTQQNQDLTENARAQLNRYIEQSNDTLLNYNNTLAQLQSKLDHAREEGMIWESRWAHIQNTAAKKTLLLGTIKMATLNLYQSVCKHSKETRENLVTPEDTPKQLEKIQMFLTDLISIWEEVSKQV; encoded by the exons ATGTCAGTGAATTTGTCTGATTACTTCAAGAACTATTTCGGCGACAACCTTCGTGATAAGTTgca CCAGGCGACTTCCCAGGGCGATGACAGCGTTGCGCCTTCCTCCCGTCTGCTCCAGAAGCGGCGGGAGGCCAAGCAGGTCCACAGTGCCATGAGGAATCAGAAAGAG GACTTTGACACAACGTTAAGGGCTTTGCGTGTACGAAAGGATGAACTGCATGGCAAGGAGGAACAGATGCGAGAATATCTGCAGAGGTTTGACAACTTCTTAAAG GACAATGAGATGAAGCGTTGTCGTGCGGTGCGTAAAGCGGGCCTGGAGAGGGAGCTGACCAATCAGAAGATGGAGGACCTGTGTCTCCTCCAGAAGGAGATGAAGGCCCTCAACCAGCAGCGAGAGCACCTGGAGGTGCAGGTGAAGAAGAACGCCATCTACCCAAACTACCTGCACCGGGTCACACAGATCAGTGAACAG TTCCAGGAGGCACGCCAGGTAATGTCTCGATACGACACCCTGATCCAGACCCGCGAGGACCTGGTCCAAACCACGCAGCAGAACCAGGACTTGACGGAGAACGCGCGGGCTCAGCTGAACCGCTACATCGAGCAGAGCAACGACACGCTGCTCAACTACAACAACACGCTCGCACAGCTGCAGAGCAAGCTGGACCACGCGCGCGAGGAGGGCATGATCTGG gaGTCCAGGTGGGCCCACATTCAAAACACGGCTGCCAAGAAGACGCTGCTGCTCGGGACcatcaagatggccaccctgaaCCTGTACCAGAGCGTCTGCAAGCACTCCAAAGAGACCAGGGAGAACCTAGTCACCCCCGAGGACACGCCAAAACAGCTGGAGAAG ATTCAGATGTTCCTGACAGACCTGATCTCGATCTGGGAAGAGGTGTCGAAGCAGGTGTAG